The Terriglobus tenax genome contains a region encoding:
- a CDS encoding TonB-dependent receptor, protein MKRSWLKCVWLLVVLAVSVAAQAQQAGTIHGLVTDPDAAVVPGATITATAGNGKAVTGTSKGDGSYSISNVPAGTYSLTVTMLGFSSFVRTGVRVAAGQSLNLDVKLVVAEANTEVNVTTQTAQVSTDADSNASATVIKDKDLDALSDDPDELQSQLTALAGPAAGPNGGQIYIDGFTGGTLPPKSSIREIRVNQNPFSAQYDKLGFGRVEVLTKPGTDKFRGNASVQGNQKWMNTSNPFSKNQPDYHTFFFFGGLSGPLTKKSSFNANGNYRDIEDNNIISNVPIYARNLSDLSTICAPGALASSGCINGTYTGGAVPHPQKRWQISPRVDFAVTDKNTLTARYGYESSKVENNGIGNFVLNSRGYTSGNNEHTIQISDSQIVSAKVVNETRFEYQRTNATVTAQNVTPAVNVSGGMNTGGSPTGNSNTTDTHIEVQNYTSVALQKHFIRMGGRLRYTKEEAYSIAGQNGTFTYASLNDYISGTLNQYTVSQINQTTVSNSVVDAGLYAEDDWKVRPNLTISGGIRYETQNQINSARDFAPRLSIAWGVPSKSGSPKTVVRAGYGLFYDRFDLAQVMNVTRQNGTNVQTRTIQASTTAIPSTCTPSNPTACPTQASGLITKYTIGDTRSGYIMQFAAGVDQQVGKSISISANYLNARGVHQYMTRAFTTASNYDYRYDSGGVFNQNQLFVNGTARVGSKFTLFGFYALGFAKGNTGGATFTTSRTYDTKADYGRTSFDVRNRGLLAGSFNFKYAITASPFVMINSGSPFSVTAGQDINVDSVYNDRPMWTSAGSASLAGACSTAAGQNFVTNSDGSRSNAYYTIPKTGTTNYQQIPINSCEGPRFFSFNLRLAKTFGFGERTGGAAGQNGRQRQQGGMMPPPGGGGGGGRGGPGGGGPGGGGPFGGASSGHKYTMTLAAQGSNLFNVVNYGAPVGTLSSPVFGQSNAINAGGGSSNAVRRITLQLNFNF, encoded by the coding sequence ATGAAACGCTCATGGTTGAAGTGTGTCTGGCTGCTGGTGGTTTTGGCAGTAAGTGTTGCCGCACAGGCGCAGCAGGCAGGAACGATTCACGGACTCGTGACGGATCCTGATGCGGCGGTGGTGCCGGGAGCGACGATTACCGCGACGGCGGGCAATGGCAAGGCCGTGACGGGAACAAGCAAGGGAGATGGAAGCTACTCCATCTCGAACGTGCCGGCTGGAACCTACTCGCTGACGGTGACCATGCTTGGCTTCTCGTCGTTTGTGCGGACGGGTGTGCGTGTGGCCGCCGGCCAGTCGCTGAACCTGGATGTCAAGCTGGTGGTCGCCGAGGCGAATACTGAGGTCAACGTAACCACGCAGACCGCGCAGGTAAGCACGGATGCGGACTCAAACGCGAGCGCCACGGTGATCAAGGACAAGGACCTGGACGCGCTCTCGGACGATCCCGATGAACTGCAGAGCCAGTTGACGGCACTGGCCGGACCGGCTGCGGGACCGAATGGCGGACAGATCTACATTGACGGCTTTACCGGTGGCACGCTGCCTCCGAAGTCGTCCATCCGCGAGATCCGTGTGAACCAGAACCCCTTCTCGGCGCAGTATGACAAGCTGGGCTTCGGCCGTGTGGAAGTGCTGACGAAGCCGGGCACGGACAAGTTCCGCGGTAACGCCAGCGTCCAGGGCAACCAGAAGTGGATGAACACCAGCAATCCGTTCAGCAAGAACCAGCCGGATTATCACACCTTCTTCTTCTTTGGAGGCCTGAGCGGCCCGCTGACCAAGAAGTCGTCATTCAATGCGAATGGCAACTACCGCGACATTGAAGACAACAACATCATCAGCAATGTGCCGATCTATGCAAGGAACCTGAGCGATCTTTCGACGATCTGCGCTCCCGGTGCGCTTGCGTCATCGGGATGCATCAACGGAACCTATACCGGTGGCGCGGTGCCGCATCCGCAGAAGCGCTGGCAGATCAGCCCGCGCGTGGACTTTGCGGTGACGGACAAGAACACACTGACGGCCCGTTACGGATACGAGAGCAGCAAAGTCGAGAACAACGGCATTGGCAACTTCGTGCTGAACAGCCGCGGCTATACCTCGGGCAACAACGAGCACACCATCCAGATCAGCGATTCGCAGATTGTCAGCGCGAAGGTGGTCAACGAGACACGCTTCGAGTATCAGCGCACCAATGCGACGGTAACGGCACAGAACGTCACGCCGGCAGTGAACGTTTCAGGTGGTATGAACACCGGCGGTTCGCCGACGGGTAACTCCAACACGACGGATACGCACATCGAGGTGCAGAACTACACCTCGGTCGCTCTGCAGAAGCACTTCATCCGCATGGGTGGACGCCTGCGCTACACCAAGGAAGAGGCGTACTCGATTGCTGGCCAGAATGGTACCTTTACCTACGCCAGTCTGAATGACTACATCAGCGGCACGCTGAACCAGTACACGGTGTCGCAGATCAACCAGACTACGGTTTCCAACAGCGTGGTGGATGCGGGCCTGTATGCCGAGGACGACTGGAAGGTGCGTCCCAACCTGACGATCAGCGGTGGTATCCGTTACGAGACGCAGAACCAGATCAACTCGGCTCGCGACTTCGCTCCGCGTCTGTCGATTGCCTGGGGTGTGCCCAGCAAGTCGGGTTCGCCGAAGACGGTTGTGCGCGCCGGTTACGGTCTGTTTTATGACCGCTTCGACCTGGCGCAGGTGATGAACGTGACCCGCCAGAACGGGACGAATGTTCAGACGCGCACCATTCAGGCATCGACGACGGCGATTCCGAGCACCTGCACCCCGAGCAATCCTACCGCTTGCCCCACACAGGCTTCGGGTCTGATAACCAAGTACACGATCGGCGATACTCGTTCCGGCTACATCATGCAGTTTGCCGCGGGTGTGGACCAGCAGGTGGGTAAGTCGATTTCGATCTCGGCCAACTATCTGAATGCGCGCGGTGTTCACCAGTACATGACGCGTGCCTTCACAACCGCCTCCAACTACGACTATCGCTATGACTCGGGCGGCGTCTTCAACCAGAACCAGCTCTTTGTGAACGGCACGGCCCGTGTGGGCAGCAAGTTCACGCTGTTCGGTTTCTATGCTCTGGGCTTTGCCAAGGGCAACACCGGCGGTGCGACCTTCACCACCTCGCGTACCTACGATACGAAGGCCGACTACGGTCGTACCTCGTTTGACGTGCGTAACCGCGGGCTGCTGGCTGGCAGCTTCAACTTCAAGTACGCCATTACGGCCAGCCCGTTCGTGATGATCAACTCAGGTTCACCGTTCAGCGTGACCGCCGGTCAGGACATCAACGTCGACTCGGTTTATAACGATCGTCCTATGTGGACCAGTGCCGGAAGCGCATCGCTTGCGGGCGCCTGCTCGACTGCGGCAGGACAGAACTTTGTCACGAACTCCGACGGCAGCAGAAGCAATGCCTACTACACCATTCCGAAAACGGGAACCACGAACTATCAGCAGATCCCGATCAACTCCTGCGAGGGTCCCCGCTTCTTCAGCTTCAACCTGCGCCTGGCGAAGACCTTCGGTTTTGGTGAGAGGACTGGCGGTGCTGCCGGGCAGAATGGACGTCAGCGTCAGCAGGGCGGCATGATGCCTCCTCCGGGAGGCGGCGGTGGTGGCGGCCGTGGCGGCCCGGGTGGCGGCGGTCCTGGCGGTGGTGGTCCGTTCGGCGGAGCCAGCTCCGGCCATAAGTACACCATGACCCTGGCGGCGCAGGGCAGCAACCTGTTCAACGTGGTGAACTATGGTGCACCGGTTGGAACGCTGAGCTCGCCGGTCTTCGGTCAGTCGAATGCGATCAATGCCGGTGGTGGTTCGTCCAACGCGGTCCGTCGTATCACTCTGCAGTTGAACTTCAACTTCTAA
- a CDS encoding DUF5666 domain-containing protein — protein MIATKKDFLATLFTATAVVMSVSPSAVAQNASALGTVKSVSSTSLTVATDKGATVAVTLGDSTKVVQLAPGSTDLKTAQPSTASEIAAGDRVLAIGPGDASAITATRVVLMKSGDIAQRNATAQADWQRRGSGGLVSAVNGGAITVKSGQKTVEISTTPKTIFRRYAADSVKFEDAKPGTLADIKAGDQLRVRGDKNEDGTAIAADEIVSGAFRNLAGTVTSVDAASGKLVLKDLTSKKNVTVMVTANSDFRELPPQAAAMFAARARGQQPGAAGAAPGAQGGGAPQGAPRPAGGEGAAAGGGEGRRFGGPGGAGGPGGPGGRGMDLASMLSRLPAGQLATVKNGDALMIVGTGAANADTVTAVTMLSGVEPILAAPNGASSMNLAPWSMGGGGGGDAQ, from the coding sequence ATGATCGCGACCAAGAAGGATTTTCTGGCGACCCTGTTCACCGCAACCGCGGTGGTCATGAGTGTGTCGCCCAGCGCGGTGGCGCAGAATGCGTCAGCGCTTGGCACGGTGAAGAGTGTAAGCAGCACGTCGCTAACGGTGGCCACGGACAAGGGCGCTACCGTGGCGGTGACCCTGGGTGACTCCACCAAGGTAGTTCAGCTTGCCCCGGGCAGCACGGATCTGAAGACGGCGCAGCCGTCCACGGCCAGTGAGATTGCCGCCGGCGACCGCGTCCTGGCGATCGGGCCGGGAGATGCTTCCGCAATTACGGCGACACGTGTGGTCTTGATGAAGTCCGGCGACATCGCACAGCGGAACGCGACGGCGCAGGCGGACTGGCAGCGCCGTGGTTCCGGCGGTCTGGTCAGCGCGGTCAACGGCGGAGCCATCACGGTGAAGTCGGGCCAGAAGACGGTGGAGATCAGCACGACTCCGAAGACGATCTTCCGCCGCTATGCGGCTGATTCGGTGAAGTTTGAGGATGCCAAGCCGGGTACGCTGGCCGACATCAAGGCGGGCGACCAGCTTCGTGTGCGTGGCGACAAGAACGAGGACGGTACCGCGATTGCGGCCGACGAGATTGTAAGCGGAGCCTTCCGCAACCTGGCCGGAACCGTAACCAGTGTGGATGCGGCCAGCGGCAAGCTGGTGCTGAAGGACCTGACCAGCAAGAAGAACGTCACCGTGATGGTGACAGCGAACTCTGATTTCCGTGAACTGCCTCCGCAGGCGGCGGCGATGTTTGCAGCCCGTGCGCGCGGCCAGCAGCCGGGAGCAGCGGGCGCAGCGCCAGGTGCACAGGGCGGCGGAGCCCCGCAGGGCGCACCGCGTCCGGCGGGTGGTGAAGGTGCTGCTGCCGGTGGTGGTGAAGGTCGCCGCTTTGGGGGACCGGGCGGAGCAGGTGGCCCGGGTGGGCCGGGTGGTCGAGGGATGGACCTGGCGTCGATGTTGTCTCGTCTGCCAGCGGGCCAGCTTGCAACGGTAAAGAACGGCGACGCGCTCATGATTGTCGGGACCGGTGCGGCGAATGCAGATACTGTCACGGCGGTAACCATGCTGAGCGGAGTTGAGCCGATCCTGGCCGCTCCGAACGGAGCCAGTTCGATGAACCTGGCGCCGTGGAGCATGGGTGGCGGCGGCGGCGGCGACGCACAGTAA
- the treZ gene encoding malto-oligosyltrehalose trehalohydrolase, which produces MHRFKVWAPRASRVRVQVNKGLREMNPPAGVDDHGWWHLEAEDAGPGTRYGFAVDDDDQAWPDPRSLWQPDGVHGLSCVYDQRAFQWTDKSFQARPLSSGVIYELHPGTFTQEGTLYAAIARLDFLVELGITHVELLPVAAFPGHFGWGYDGVALYAVHEPYGGPDALKRFVDAAHGKGLAVLLDVVYNHFGPVGNYTGKYGPYLTETHHTPWGGAVNFEDWGSDQVRRFFIDNALMWMRDFHMDGLRLDAVHAFVDRSAIHFLEQLSAEVEHLGASTGRQLVLIAESDLNDPRVVTPREAGGLGIDAQWSDDFHHALFTAVAPQETKGYYEDFGGLAKLAKSLEKTFVYDGVYSKHRNRTHGRPVGALDQHRFLGYIQNHDQIGNRAQGDRVSSIAGLERAKAAAALVLLGPFVPMLFQGEEWAASTPFLYFAEHEDPAMAKAVRNGRRREFAGFGWKPKDVPDPVDRATFERSRLQWDELEKPDHAAMLDWYRSLIALRHAVPELQDGAPGNCRVEFDEQKGWLVMHRGPISVAVNLGKESVQIPVQPFTEVVLPGGNGAAPERTLTLEAGGSAVLRRH; this is translated from the coding sequence ATGCATCGTTTTAAGGTGTGGGCGCCCCGGGCGTCGCGGGTACGCGTGCAGGTGAACAAGGGACTGCGGGAGATGAATCCGCCTGCGGGTGTGGATGATCACGGGTGGTGGCATCTTGAGGCCGAGGATGCCGGCCCGGGGACGCGTTATGGCTTCGCCGTGGATGACGATGACCAGGCGTGGCCCGATCCGCGGTCGCTGTGGCAGCCGGACGGTGTGCATGGCCTCTCGTGCGTATATGATCAACGCGCCTTCCAGTGGACGGACAAAAGCTTCCAGGCAAGACCTCTGTCGAGCGGCGTGATCTATGAGCTGCACCCTGGCACCTTTACGCAGGAAGGCACGCTGTATGCGGCGATTGCGCGGCTGGACTTCCTGGTGGAGTTGGGGATTACGCATGTGGAGCTGCTGCCGGTGGCGGCGTTCCCCGGCCATTTCGGCTGGGGATACGACGGCGTTGCGCTGTATGCGGTCCATGAGCCGTATGGCGGTCCGGATGCGCTGAAGCGGTTTGTGGATGCAGCGCATGGCAAGGGGTTGGCCGTGCTGCTGGACGTGGTCTACAACCACTTTGGCCCGGTGGGCAATTACACCGGCAAGTATGGGCCGTATCTGACAGAGACGCACCACACGCCGTGGGGTGGAGCGGTGAACTTTGAGGACTGGGGCTCGGACCAGGTACGCCGCTTCTTCATCGACAATGCGCTGATGTGGATGCGCGACTTTCACATGGACGGTCTGCGGCTGGATGCGGTGCACGCGTTCGTCGACCGTTCGGCGATCCACTTCCTGGAGCAGCTTTCGGCCGAGGTGGAGCACCTGGGAGCTTCAACCGGAAGGCAGCTTGTGCTGATCGCAGAGAGTGACCTGAACGATCCTCGGGTGGTCACGCCGCGCGAAGCCGGCGGCCTTGGCATCGACGCGCAGTGGAGCGACGACTTCCACCACGCGCTGTTTACCGCCGTGGCTCCGCAGGAGACGAAGGGCTACTACGAGGACTTTGGCGGTCTGGCGAAGCTGGCCAAGTCGCTGGAGAAGACCTTTGTGTACGACGGGGTCTATTCGAAGCATCGCAACCGCACGCATGGGCGTCCGGTGGGTGCTCTGGACCAGCACCGGTTCCTGGGCTATATCCAGAACCACGACCAGATTGGCAACCGGGCGCAGGGCGACCGTGTCTCGTCCATCGCCGGGCTGGAGAGGGCGAAGGCGGCGGCGGCGCTGGTGCTTCTGGGCCCATTTGTGCCCATGCTCTTCCAGGGTGAGGAGTGGGCTGCGTCGACTCCGTTTCTGTACTTTGCCGAGCATGAAGACCCGGCGATGGCCAAGGCGGTGCGCAACGGCCGCCGCAGGGAGTTTGCGGGGTTTGGCTGGAAGCCGAAGGATGTTCCCGATCCGGTGGACCGCGCGACCTTCGAGCGCAGCCGTTTGCAGTGGGATGAGCTGGAAAAACCCGATCATGCTGCGATGCTGGACTGGTATCGCAGCCTGATTGCGCTGCGCCACGCGGTGCCGGAACTGCAGGATGGAGCGCCGGGCAACTGCAGGGTGGAGTTCGACGAACAGAAGGGCTGGCTGGTGATGCACCGCGGCCCTATCTCCGTTGCGGTAAACCTCGGGAAAGAAAGCGTCCAGATTCCTGTACAGCCCTTTACCGAGGTGGTTCTCCCTGGCGGGAACGGCGCTGCGCCGGAGCGTACACTGACGCTGGAAGCAGGCGGTTCCGCAGTGCTGCGGCGTCATTAG
- the treY gene encoding malto-oligosyltrehalose synthase, giving the protein MSTYRLQLHAGFDFDHASAIADYLRDLGISHIYCSPYLQAAPGSMHGYDVVDHRKVNEELGGLEGHGRLRWRLGELGLGQILDIVPNHMALGSGNGLWWDVLENGPSSRYSTWFDVNWHPEEAKLQNKVLVPILGDQYGKVLADGQIQLVRRGAGFVIAYFDGVYPVAPRSLYGLLQRAAEYAHSDSLSFIADSFARLPAPESTDLSVAANRHRDKAVIYALLERLCEEDLHICQSIDLAVSDLNNNIDALDDFLNQQNYRLAFWRTADQELGYRRFFDVNTLIGLRVEREHVFEETHALVLQWLKEGVLDGVRVDHPDGLRDPEGYFRRLREHSPDGWIIGEKILEPGEYLRQEWPIHGTSGYDFLNVCNGLLVHGEGLEEMTTIYADFTHEPVEFDDVAHEKKHHVTQEALGSDVNRLAALLVEICENNRDRRDTTRAEIRRVIREVASCFQVYRTYVATDRDEITDEDRYRVWQAIHEAKRRRPDLDPGLFDFVGDVLTLKVRGFRENEFVMRFQQFTSPVMAKGVEDTAFYTYNRMIGLNEVGADPARKSIGVEEFHSYCTTMQQTHPQTMTTLSTHDTKRSDDVRARLAVLTEMPARWRAALNRWSRMNAEFRGEKYPDRNTEYFLYQTMIGVWPISRERLIPYMDKAMREAKQHTSWTNNNREYEEALHGFIERILEHEPFVKELEQMVERVQEAGWMNSLTQTLVKYTAPGIPDLYQGGELWDFSLVDPDNRRPVDYDLRRRLLGEAAELSPEQMMERMPEGLPKLWLIHKALLLRREHPEWFGPHAAYTPLEVQGQKAAHIVAYLRNHSVITLAPRWRMKLGDSWAGTTVEIPEGRWRNVLTGEMEHGGRQKVASFLQRFPVALLVRE; this is encoded by the coding sequence ATGTCCACGTATCGTCTGCAGTTGCATGCAGGCTTCGACTTTGATCATGCGTCCGCCATTGCGGACTATCTGCGTGATCTAGGTATTTCGCATATCTACTGTTCGCCGTATCTGCAGGCCGCTCCTGGGTCGATGCATGGGTACGACGTTGTCGACCATCGCAAGGTGAATGAAGAGCTGGGTGGCCTGGAGGGCCATGGCCGGCTGCGCTGGCGCCTGGGCGAACTTGGCCTGGGGCAGATTCTGGACATCGTGCCGAACCACATGGCGCTGGGCTCGGGAAACGGGCTGTGGTGGGACGTGCTGGAAAACGGTCCGTCGTCGCGCTATTCGACGTGGTTCGATGTGAACTGGCATCCGGAGGAAGCAAAGCTGCAGAACAAGGTACTGGTGCCGATTCTTGGCGACCAGTACGGCAAGGTGCTGGCCGATGGCCAGATCCAGCTGGTGCGCCGTGGCGCCGGGTTTGTGATTGCGTACTTTGACGGTGTGTATCCCGTGGCGCCCCGCTCCCTGTATGGCTTGCTGCAGCGGGCGGCCGAGTATGCGCACAGTGATTCGCTGAGCTTTATTGCAGACTCGTTCGCGCGTTTGCCCGCACCGGAGTCAACCGACCTGAGTGTTGCGGCCAACCGTCATCGCGACAAGGCGGTGATCTACGCCCTGCTGGAACGGCTCTGCGAGGAGGATCTCCACATCTGCCAGTCGATTGACCTGGCGGTGTCAGACCTGAACAACAACATCGACGCGCTGGATGATTTTCTGAACCAGCAGAACTACCGGCTTGCGTTCTGGCGCACGGCGGACCAGGAGCTGGGGTACCGGCGCTTCTTTGATGTGAACACCCTGATTGGCCTGCGCGTCGAGCGGGAGCACGTGTTTGAAGAGACGCATGCGCTGGTGCTGCAGTGGCTGAAGGAAGGCGTTCTGGATGGTGTCCGTGTCGATCATCCGGATGGTTTGCGTGATCCGGAGGGCTACTTCCGCCGCTTGCGGGAGCATTCGCCGGATGGATGGATTATCGGTGAGAAGATTCTTGAGCCCGGCGAATACCTGCGGCAGGAGTGGCCGATCCACGGCACCAGCGGATATGACTTCCTGAACGTGTGCAATGGCCTGCTGGTGCATGGCGAAGGCCTGGAGGAGATGACGACCATCTACGCGGACTTTACCCATGAACCGGTGGAGTTTGACGATGTGGCCCATGAGAAGAAGCACCATGTGACGCAGGAGGCTCTGGGCTCCGATGTCAACCGGCTGGCAGCGCTGCTGGTGGAGATCTGCGAGAACAACCGCGACCGCCGCGACACGACGCGGGCGGAGATTCGCCGCGTCATCCGCGAGGTGGCAAGCTGCTTCCAGGTCTATCGCACGTATGTGGCGACCGACCGCGATGAAATCACGGATGAAGATCGTTACCGCGTGTGGCAGGCCATCCATGAAGCCAAGCGGCGGCGGCCCGATCTCGATCCGGGGCTGTTTGATTTTGTGGGCGATGTACTGACGCTGAAGGTACGCGGCTTCCGCGAGAACGAGTTTGTGATGCGCTTCCAGCAGTTCACCTCTCCGGTGATGGCCAAGGGCGTGGAAGACACGGCGTTCTACACCTACAACCGGATGATCGGATTGAACGAGGTGGGTGCGGACCCGGCGCGTAAGAGCATCGGCGTGGAAGAGTTCCATAGCTACTGCACCACGATGCAGCAGACACATCCGCAGACCATGACGACGCTGTCGACGCATGACACCAAGCGTTCCGATGATGTGCGTGCACGGCTTGCGGTGCTGACGGAGATGCCGGCGCGATGGCGTGCCGCCTTGAATCGCTGGTCCCGCATGAACGCGGAGTTCCGCGGAGAGAAGTATCCCGATCGCAACACGGAGTACTTCCTGTACCAGACGATGATCGGCGTATGGCCGATCAGCAGGGAACGCCTGATTCCTTACATGGATAAGGCGATGCGTGAGGCCAAGCAGCATACGTCGTGGACGAACAACAATCGCGAGTATGAAGAAGCTTTGCATGGGTTTATTGAGCGCATTCTGGAGCACGAGCCGTTTGTGAAGGAGCTGGAGCAGATGGTGGAGCGTGTGCAGGAGGCGGGATGGATGAACTCGCTGACGCAGACACTGGTGAAGTACACCGCTCCGGGCATACCGGACCTGTACCAGGGCGGCGAGCTGTGGGACTTTTCGCTGGTGGACCCGGATAATCGCAGGCCGGTGGATTACGATCTGCGGCGGCGTCTGCTGGGCGAAGCCGCGGAACTTTCTCCGGAGCAGATGATGGAACGCATGCCGGAGGGATTGCCGAAGCTATGGCTGATCCACAAGGCGCTGTTGCTGCGCCGGGAGCATCCGGAGTGGTTTGGGCCGCATGCAGCCTATACGCCGCTGGAGGTGCAGGGGCAGAAGGCGGCACATATCGTGGCGTATCTGCGGAACCACAGCGTGATTACGCTGGCCCCGCGCTGGCGCATGAAGCTGGGCGACAGTTGGGCTGGAACAACGGTCGAGATTCCCGAGGGCCGCTGGCGCAATGTGTTGACGGGTGAGATGGAACATGGCGGCCGCCAGAAGGTCGCGAGCTTTCTGCAGCGCTTTCCAGTCGCGCTGCTGGTGCGGGAGTAG
- a CDS encoding DHA2 family efflux MFS transporter permease subunit — translation MPDETKDKASSVPAVWKVVVVAAIGSLLAQLDSTIINVSLSSLAQDLGTTLSTIQWVTSGYLLALALMLPLNAWLVHRMGVRRLYLVCFACFTAASALCGFAWSPESLIGFRVLQSMGGGLMAPLAQMMVARVAGRNMARVMGYAAAPVLLGPILGPVIAGLILQHATWRWLFYVNVPVGALGIALAVLFLPKDEADLRRTSFDLPGFLFLSPGLVLFLYGADHMRENAGWVALAGGLALLSVFVRFALRKGDAAILDLKLFRGDVFRVATAAQFLSNGVSYSAQMLIPFFLIRVCGRSPAATGLMMMPLGLGMFCSYPMMGAVTRRFGIRRVAVAGSLLSLGATLPFVYLSLHGLMTVLLAGMLFVRGVGMGAIGIPSVSSAYAAVPREQLPMATTTLNIVQRLGGPTLTTLVATFLAWRLSMASATAFPAAFALLCVFHMLQVVAARRLPVELPTRGVNG, via the coding sequence TTGCCTGACGAGACGAAAGACAAAGCCAGCAGCGTGCCGGCGGTGTGGAAGGTGGTCGTGGTGGCAGCCATCGGATCGCTGCTGGCGCAGCTGGATTCGACCATCATCAATGTTTCGCTGTCCTCGCTGGCGCAGGACCTGGGAACGACGCTGTCGACGATTCAGTGGGTGACCAGCGGCTACCTGCTGGCGTTGGCGCTGATGCTGCCGTTGAATGCGTGGCTGGTGCATCGCATGGGCGTGCGCCGGTTGTACCTGGTGTGCTTTGCCTGCTTTACAGCGGCATCCGCATTGTGCGGGTTTGCGTGGTCTCCGGAGTCGCTGATCGGGTTTCGCGTGCTGCAGAGCATGGGCGGAGGCCTGATGGCTCCGCTGGCGCAGATGATGGTGGCGCGTGTTGCGGGGCGCAATATGGCGCGCGTTATGGGCTATGCGGCCGCACCTGTGCTGTTGGGGCCGATTCTTGGGCCAGTGATTGCCGGGCTGATTCTGCAGCATGCGACGTGGCGCTGGCTGTTTTATGTGAATGTGCCGGTGGGCGCGCTGGGCATTGCGCTGGCAGTGTTGTTTCTACCGAAAGATGAAGCAGATCTGCGGCGTACAAGCTTTGATCTGCCGGGCTTCTTGTTCCTGTCGCCGGGGCTGGTGCTGTTTTTGTATGGTGCGGACCACATGCGTGAGAACGCAGGGTGGGTGGCTCTTGCAGGTGGTCTGGCCTTGCTGAGTGTTTTTGTGCGGTTTGCACTGCGCAAGGGCGATGCGGCGATTCTCGACTTAAAGCTCTTCCGCGGGGATGTATTTCGCGTGGCGACCGCGGCGCAGTTTCTGTCCAACGGAGTTTCGTACTCTGCGCAGATGCTGATTCCTTTCTTCCTCATCCGCGTCTGTGGCCGGTCACCCGCGGCGACTGGGCTGATGATGATGCCCCTGGGGCTGGGTATGTTCTGCTCATACCCGATGATGGGAGCGGTGACGCGGCGGTTTGGTATTCGCCGCGTGGCGGTTGCGGGCTCTCTGCTGTCGCTGGGGGCTACACTGCCGTTTGTGTATTTGAGCCTGCATGGGCTGATGACCGTGCTACTGGCGGGAATGCTGTTTGTGCGTGGTGTGGGGATGGGGGCGATCGGGATTCCGTCGGTCTCGTCAGCGTACGCGGCGGTACCGCGGGAGCAGTTGCCGATGGCGACGACGACGCTGAACATTGTGCAGCGGCTTGGCGGGCCTACGCTGACCACGCTGGTGGCGACCTTCCTGGCCTGGAGACTCAGCATGGCCTCCGCTACGGCGTTTCCCGCAGCGTTCGCGCTGCTGTGTGTTTTCCACATGCTGCAGGTCGTGGCTGCGCGCCGGTTGCCGGTAGAGCTTCCGACGCGCGGTGTAAATGGCTGA
- a CDS encoding isochorismatase family protein, with amino-acid sequence MSSLSFDPKKTALVVIDLQNGIVALDTKPHSPSQVMQNSRALAEALRAKGGTVLYVHVDMEKYRRLTSDQQMRDPNAALPANASEIAEGAGMQPGDLLVTKYGWDAFAQTSLEQQLRERGIETVVLTGIATNMGVESTLRHGTGLGFHFVTVEDACSTFTPEAQNFAFGFIFPRLSNVRSTAQVLEALA; translated from the coding sequence ATGTCCTCCCTCTCGTTTGATCCCAAGAAAACCGCCCTTGTCGTGATTGACCTGCAAAACGGCATCGTTGCCCTGGATACGAAGCCGCACAGCCCATCCCAGGTGATGCAGAACTCCCGCGCACTGGCGGAGGCGCTGCGCGCCAAAGGCGGCACTGTGTTGTATGTGCATGTGGACATGGAGAAGTATCGCCGCCTGACGTCCGATCAGCAGATGCGTGACCCGAATGCCGCGCTGCCGGCGAATGCTTCTGAGATTGCCGAAGGTGCGGGCATGCAGCCGGGCGACCTGCTGGTAACCAAGTACGGTTGGGACGCATTTGCGCAGACCAGTCTTGAGCAGCAGTTGCGCGAGCGGGGCATTGAAACGGTTGTGTTGACGGGCATTGCGACCAACATGGGCGTGGAGTCGACGCTGCGGCATGGAACCGGACTTGGCTTCCACTTTGTGACAGTGGAGGATGCCTGCAGCACCTTTACGCCGGAGGCGCAGAACTTTGCATTCGGCTTCATCTTCCCGCGGCTTTCGAATGTGCGGTCGACGGCTCAGGTGCTGGAAGCTCTTGCCTGA